The region ACCAGAACGATAAGGATCTGCTGATTGATCTGGCGCAGCTGGTCAAGTTAGAGGCCTATGATTACCTACACGTGGCCCATCAGGCCTATTTACTGACCTTGGAGCCGCATTTTGTCGATGCCAATCTGTATATCCAGAAACTGATCCAGCATATCGCGGCGATGGCAACTGAAATTGACGGCAGTTGTGCCATGACACAAGCGGAAATTCAGGAACGTATCAGCCAGTTTGAACGTTAGATCGCAAGCTTATTCTTCATTTTTCATTCATACAGGCAACATAAATAAACAGCCCTGACTGGATGGAGCGCTGGCGTTTACAGTCAGAATCAAGGAAAATAGCCGGTTTTAGCATTAACAATCAGCGAACTGTTTTTTCGCCTTGATTTGGAACTCCTATGAAGTTTGAAAAATTAGCGCAGTCGGGCCGTGCCCGTCGTGGCCGTTTAACGCTTGAGCATGGTGTGGTTGAAACGCCAATGTTCATGCCGGTGGGGACTTATGGCACGGTGAAAGGCATGTTGCCTCGTGACATTAAAGAAATTAAGTCTCAGGTAATTCTGGGCAATACCTTCCATCTGTACCTGCGTCCAGGTCTGGATGTCATCCGTGAGCATGGTGGTCTGCATCAGTTCATGAAATGGAACAACCCGATCCTGACCGATTCTGGCGGCTTCCAGGTGTTCAGCCTCGGTGCGATGCGCAAAATCAAGGAAGAAGGCGTGACTTTCCGCTCGCCAATTGATGGTTCTAAAGTATTCCTGTCACCTGAAATCTCGATGGATATTCAGCATACCCTGAATTCTGACATTGTGATGATTTTTGACGAATGTACGCCTTATCCAGCAACGCATGAAGAAGCACAAAAATCGCTGCAACTGTCTTTACGTTGGGCAAAACGCTGTAAGACCCAGCATCATGAAGTGCTAAAAAACCGCAATGCCCTGTTCGGTATTATTCAAGGCGGTATGTATGAAGATTTACGTGATGAATCCTTAAAAGGCTTACTTGAGATTGGCTTTGATGGTTATGCCATTGGTGGTCTGTCTGTGGGTGAACCGAAAGAAGAAATGATCAAGGTTCTGGATTACCTTCCAGCAAAAATGCCAGAAGATAAACCACGTTACCTGATGGGTGTCGGTAAACCGGAAGATATCGTTGAAGCAGTGCGCCGCGGTGTCGATATGTTTGACTGCGTGATGCCAACCCGAAATGCACGTAACGGTCATTATTTTGTGACCGGCGGTCTGGTGCGTATCCGTAACAGCAAATATCGT is a window of Acinetobacter sp. ASP199 DNA encoding:
- the tgt gene encoding tRNA guanosine(34) transglycosylase Tgt, which translates into the protein MKFEKLAQSGRARRGRLTLEHGVVETPMFMPVGTYGTVKGMLPRDIKEIKSQVILGNTFHLYLRPGLDVIREHGGLHQFMKWNNPILTDSGGFQVFSLGAMRKIKEEGVTFRSPIDGSKVFLSPEISMDIQHTLNSDIVMIFDECTPYPATHEEAQKSLQLSLRWAKRCKTQHHEVLKNRNALFGIIQGGMYEDLRDESLKGLLEIGFDGYAIGGLSVGEPKEEMIKVLDYLPAKMPEDKPRYLMGVGKPEDIVEAVRRGVDMFDCVMPTRNARNGHYFVTGGLVRIRNSKYRHDQSPLDPTCDCYTCQNFTRAYLFHLEKCGEMLGSMLGTIHNLRYYLRLTEAMREALDQGTFEQFVEDFYARRGMQVPPCPED